In Anopheles gambiae chromosome 2, idAnoGambNW_F1_1, whole genome shotgun sequence, a single window of DNA contains:
- the LOC11175760 gene encoding thiamine transporter 1: MQPWLKISLLLCTFGFLKEIRPSEPFIVDYLAGPWRNLTMEQIIQEAFPIGTYSYLAQLAIIFLVTDLLRYKPIIIVNGAAGIIVWSMLTWTTSLNALKVLEIFYGTYCAAEVAYFSYIYAKVDREHYQKVTSHTRAAIYSGRFFAASLAQLLVYFEAMDYRQLNYLSLAAQISATVWALFLPSVPTSMYFHRRTLTDQLPETSTPQLPNGSATAADKQEPMVDVMADDRSDDSKPPVGVIAPSERRHLQAPFRSRLKEAFVLLWTHFRTSFTNRSVLQWSVWYGLAMAGYIQILAYVQALWSSIDETQPAVWNGAVEAAVTLLGAIVSLLAGYLHSGFLKPRTSLLSLALLSFAAGGAMMLATNTGNLIVSYLGYMIFCVLYAFAITVVSAEIAKNISDDCFGLVFGFNTLVALSLQTLLTFSVTDSDGWFALDVFGQFTVFSSYFLVLGGIYTAFLAAEIVASVIRRYR, translated from the exons ATGCAACCATGGCTAAAGATATCGCTGCTACTGTGCACGTTCGGGTTTCTCAAGGAAATTCGTCCCAGTGAACCATTCATCGTGGACTACCTCGCAGGACCATGGCGCAATTTAACGATGGAACAG ATCATCCAGGAAGCGTTCCCGATCGGTACGTACTCCTATCTGGCGCAGCTGGCCATCATCTTTCTGGTGACGGACCTGCTGCGCTACAAACCGATCATCATCGTGAACGGTGCTGCCGGCATCATTGTCTGGAGCATGCTTACCTGGACCACGTCGCTGAACGCGCTCAAGGTGTTGGAGATATTCTACGGCACCTACTGTGCGGCCGAGGTCGCCTACTTCAGCTACATCTACGCCAAGGTGGACCGGGAACACTACCAGAAGGTGACGTCGCACACGCGTGCAGCCATCTACAGTGGGCGCTTCTTTGCCGCCAGCCTGGCCCAGCTGCTGGTGTACTTCGAGGCGATGGACTACCGTCAGCTTAACTATCTGTCGCTCGCGGCACAGATCAGTGCCACGGTGTGGGCCCTGTTTCTACCCTCCGTACCTACCAGCATGTACTTCCACCGGCGAACCTTAACCGACCAGCTGCCGGAAACGTCCACGCCCCAACTGCCAAACGGCTCGGCCACCGCCGCCGACAAGCAGGAACCGATGGTGGACGTAATGGCCGACGATCGGTCAGATGATAGCAAACCTCCGGTGGGCGTCATAGCTCCATCAGAACGCCGCCACTTGCAGGCCCCATTTCGTTCCCGGCTGAAGGAAGCGTTCGTGCTGCTCTGGACACACTTTCGCACATCGTTCACCAACCGGAGCGTGCTGCAGTGGAGCGTGTGGTACGGTCTGGCGATGGCAGGCTACATTCAAATTCTCGCCTACGTGCAGGCGCTCTGGAGCTCCATCGACGAAACCCAGCCCGCCGTCTGGAACGGGGCGGTTGAGGCAGCCGTTACACTGCTCGGAGCCATCGTCTCCCTGCTGGCCGGTTACTTACACAGCGGTTTTCTAAAACCGCGCACCAGCCTACTATCGCTGGCACTGCTTTCGTTTGCAGCGGGCGGCGCAATGATGCTAGCAACCAACACCGGCAACTTGATCGTGTCCTATCTCGGGTACATGATTTTCTGCGTGCTGTACGCGTTCGCGATTACCGTGGTGAGTGCGGAAATTGCCAAAAACATTTCGGACGATTGCTTTGGGCTGGTGTTCGGCTTCAATACGCTCGTCGCACTGTCGCTGCAAACGCTGCTCACGTTCTCGGTCACCGATTCGGACGGCTGGTTTGCGCTGGACGTGTTCGGTCAGTTTACGGTGTTCAGCTCCTACTTCCTGGTGCTTGGTGGCATTTATACAGCGTTTCTGGCTGCCGAGATCGTTGCCAGCGTAATCAGGCGCTACAGGTGA
- the LOC1272976 gene encoding MYND-type zinc finger-containing chromatin reader Zmynd8: protein MSSGGGKKKVVAAVAAAAAAAAENTPSSVSIAASVAPQRPAGGLKLLIDKNRIGVPSTKAQSAVQKQQQQQQQQQQQQQVISTRHLSTSPAVPCSLNDSYVNLAGSLTAIKLVPAAIPAPVKVSGTSTSEKSGTERIEMRVKVTGEDANRSSPFAAGGGQQVPTSKPTTKLNNLVGRRFSVHHRLIPTQLIEGNNGQDATNPQYVEISTPQGKSLGQLKLVGCNTSANMMKSHPGNPAPAAVNASFALAATTQSLVASPVQSGSVETSQVASNNCNPAGSAAETTLASTAAVLQSTDVQGDASRTNELPADRAATTNKPIVIKIAPIQAVARSQSAAEQGSDDELVVMATANSETPKEAEGVAVAELHSEVETAIHAGGGSTDAAKEPSAESDPTATTTGDVAVVLEVNPRPSREMKLLQQTHKKSKILTDIMSEASRKGKLRKRRSTSGGGGPAPSPDTGAHTGLRKRTRSRSAANPNPSAEGAKELENDPGTDLKVLDDSGSLRTSSNRKIRFARSEYSLHKAKHTAGRSDRSISKDDDGTGGLGNDPGAFMSLANLNQEPDVVNDFPGDPPKPGWDRFCWRCKSKDPDLGCSKCIRSYHKLCVRYTVDNPNWSCTECKATTAGLRTDVDTFSQCLRYALDLVATRDENNTFNPFNVTDFENYNKYISHHMDLSVIYERLAQRKYIAPEEFVSDLSWIVHNMLIYPGQLHLVKIARTMFKRGKQEMEEMEPCQECYIKANTKSDTNWFIEPCSKPHLLLWAKLKGYPYWPAKLYGTNANNQAHVRFFGDHDRAWLPVKDCYLYAKGNPNPQKVVMKSKQITFAKSIADIELHIEQLREKYNTFNYAEEFELLDPSNLDNQLRAMLPGVFVKKVKVTIKRNEGEMVAVASSTCDDTPSPSAGKESGGSELQVEKASPAAHKDAKPSKGASPRKRLTRRMSRIMKSPVESVEPVANTSKESVDESAASPASYNDTAANGTVASGKAVDNKRHRANEDREELSLLIRRGSQSWETEPLSKRRKSTVDKSVLKAAGSKTAQPNKKVDAKLPKVPQQDSTVLPEAKPEGQPVPPVEGSANPEANAAATAIKSVPPPALKPTENVLTSLELCRTSVTKHALVSIPADSTAAFVTQQEKDTSNTLATAGEACGASATASGTPSTAPSSMLNSTSSTVSDISIKQEIISDDETLMKSDKNERSTTTEEKRKENEADMSIKSRVSSVNLSKSSEQEVLAVSVVPGKCVTNAGSNADDTAMATDSTKASLTQVNAEIKTGHSNGAQKIVSSNPVPAPVPVNTTAKTNEQQVSTGVGTATTIGPSIQRVGTLQASDANSSVAVSVGLKRHQAVVPATKTTKENGSANGDVVPVKASVGPIELPLSAVPKGNDSGAVTVVSSNQRARKSFPGGAANAKHAATARQPTPNANAAGSSIPNVSAMRNSSLESLSIEHKSREEATVTKRSQNSNLSSPSTMPIPSAAPSFPPRVAEAPKRTGSMNNTSLNANSNGVALVPKQLVPASTTISLIPSAADRISDKHMALIDLDNDDIMIIDEDIPLAADQSSASSSQLALPPLVPRPQVQSPRTESTDQEELVRPTDVLNDCAGQLLDSFRLTIENVLSDLADKGSPAAEVSLLKIKLDRSQKQHEQRTTELEAQRKMYEGMMQELRQSLEQEKKRALVEQREQLQRDKQRAVQSAKQKQWCKRCLKEAKFYCCWNTSYCEVSCQEKHWNEHKDVCNQAVEKRARSGLPKSMVPTVPDHCWAEDGKDRTPEHGGSVRPVLVLPVTTSVTISPDNNKGSMRKHAAAAATGTGPRGIGSPDTGGGRKKVTSSPSTASPGARGETNNINTTIPNSTMVPTATSTPFLAMARSYPSGGTSGANVSYTPPIIKAVYSIDTGGSFPQHTAHNGGNLVSSAGVVSSMPQPQQQHQQRMNTSRDKSTKRSERRDNVASIKVSQGYVPTSTYDLTTSPSRITTVPIPSSTGSMAMRAYSRIIPTGDIASMSVSQNVWNQISMQSATMRQSHLGNVGPVGGVDRSGLSVQSAGDFRSLQHHTAATVPSQKQKPTREQ from the exons ATGTCGTCCGGAGGTGGTAAAAAGaaagtagtagcagcagtagcagcagcagcagcagcagcagccgaaaaCACCCCTTCCTCCGTGTCAATTGCAGCATCCGTCGCACCGCAAAGGCCTGCCGGTGGATTAAAATTGCTGATTGATAAGAACAGAATAGGCGTGCCGTCCACTAAAGCACAGTCTGCAGTgcaaaaacagcagcaacaacagcagcagcagcagcagcagcagcaagtgatTAGCACCAGGCATCTGTCGACCAGTCCGGCTGTGCCATGTTCGTTGAATGATTCTTATGTGAATTTGGCAGGCTCGCTAACTGCTATAAAGCTAGTACCAGCCGCCATTCCGGCTCCAGTGAAGGTTTCGGGTACAAGTACAAGCGAGAAAAGTGGTACGGAGAGGATCGAGATGCGTGTGAAAGTGACCGGTGAAGATGCAAATCGCAGCAGCCCATTCGCGGCCGGTGGTGGGCAGCAAGTGCCAACATCGAAGCCAAcgacaaaattaaacaacttGGTCGGCAGGCGGTTCTCTGTGCATCATCGATTGATTCCGACGCAGTTAATCGAGGGTAACAATGGGCAAGATGCGACAAACCCACAGTATGTGGAAATTAGTACCCCGCAGGGGAAAAGTTTAGGGCAGTTGAAGCTGGTAGGCTGTAATACTTCGGCTAACATGATGAAATCCCATCCGGGAAACCCTGCCCCGGCAGCTGTCAACGCGTCTTTTGCACTGGCAGCGACTACCCAATCGCTCGTCGCATCGCCAGTCCAGTCTGGCAGTGTTGAAACCTCTCAGGTTGCTTCAAATAATTGCAATCCTGCAGGAAGTGCTGCTGAAACAACGCTGGCATCGACTGCTGCTGTACTGCAGAGCACTGATGTGCAGGGGGATGCTTCTAGAACGAATGAATTGCCAGCGGACAGGGCTGCCACAACGAACAAACCAATCGTTATAAAGATTGCCCCAATTCAAGCTGTTGCGCGTAGCCAATCAGCGGCTGAGCAGGGGAGCGATGACGAACTCGTTGTCATGGCAACGGCAAACAGCGAGACGCCAAAGGAAGCAGAAGGTGTCGCGGTTGCTGAGCTTCACAGTGAGGTTGAAACTGCGATCcacgctggtggtggtagcacAGATGCAGCAAAGGAACCATCCGCAGAAAGTGACCCTACTGCAACCACGACTGGTGATGTTGCGGTAGTGTTGGAGGTGAACCCTCGGCCATCTAGGGAGATGAAATTACTCCAGCAAACGCACAAAAAGTCGAAAATACTGACGGATATTATGTCCGAAGCGTCTCGTAAGGGGAAGCTGCGGAAGCGTCGCTCAACTAGTGGCGGTGGAGGACCCGCACCATCCCCTGACACAGGTGCGCACACGGGACTGCGTAAACGCACCCGAAGCCGGTCGGCGGCGAACCCAAATCCAAGCGCAGAGGGTGCGAAAGAGTTGGAAAACGATCCTGGCACCGATTTGAAGGTGCTAGACGATTCGGGTTCGCTGCGCACGAGCAGCAATAGAAAGATACGGTTCGCTAGATCGGAATATTCACTACACAAAGCTAAACACACAGCAGGCAGGAGCGATAGGTCAATCAGCAAGGATGACGATGGTACTGGTGGGTTGGGAAATGATCCGGGTGCATTTATGTCCCTGGCCAACCTTAACCAAGAGCCGGATGTCGTTAACGATTTTCCCGGAGATCCACCAAAG CCTGGATGGGATCGTTTCTGTTGGCGATGCAAGTCAAAAGATCCCGACTTGGGATGCAGCAAGTGCATCCGTAGCTACCACAAACTCTGCGTACGTTACACAGTGGACAATCCCAACTGGAGCTGCACCGAATGCAAAGCGACGACGGCCGGCTTACGCACAGACGTAGATACGTTCTCGCAATGTCTACGTTATGCGTTAGACTTAGTCGCGACGCGTGATGAG AATAATACTTTTAATCCCTTCAACGTGACCGATTTCGAAAACTATAATAAATACATAAGTCATCACATGGACCTTTCCGTGATATATGAACGGTTAGCTCAAAGAAAATACATTGCCCCCGAAGAGTTTGTATCGGACTTGAGCTGGATTGTACACAATATGTTAATTTATCCGG GGCAATTGCATCTTGTTAAAATAGCCCGCACCATGTTCAAGCGAGGAAAGCAGGAGATGGAGGAGATGGAGCCGTGCCAGGAGTGTTACATAAAGGCCAACACCAAGAGCGATACCAACTGGTTCATAGAGCCCTGTTCCAAGCCACACCTGTTGTTGTGGGCCAAGCTTAAGGGTTACCCGTACTGGCCAGCCAAACTATACGGCACGAACGCCAACAATCAGGCGCACGTTCGTTTCTTTGGTGATCACGACCGAGCGTGGTTGCCGGTGAAGGACTGCTATCTGTACGCCAAAGGCAATCCCAACCCTCAGAAGGTGGTAATGAAATCGAAGCAAATCACGTTCGCCAAGAGTATAGCCGACATAGAGCTTCATATAGAGCAGCTGCGCGAAAAGTACAATACGTTCAATTATGCCGAGGAGTTCGAGTTGCTCGACCCTTCCAATTTGGACAACCAGCTGCGGGCCATGCTCCCGGGTGTTTTTGTGAAAAAAGTGAAAGTCACCATTAAACGAAATGAGGGCGAGATGGTCGCCGTTGCTTCGTCTACGTGCGACGATACACCATCTCCGTCGGCGGGTAAAGAGAGTGGCGGAAGCGAGCTACAAGTGGAGAAAGCTTCACCGGCTGCACACAAGGACGCAAAGCCCAGCAAAGGTGCCAGCCCTCGGAAGCGGCTGACCCGTCGCATGTCTCGAATTATGAAAAGCCCTGTAGAATCGGTGGAACCGGTCGCAAACACATCGAAGGAATCGGTGGACGAGAGCGCTGCTTCCCCTGCATCGTACAATGATACAGCGGCGAACGGAACCGTGGCTAGTGGTAAAGCGGTCGATAACAAGCGGCACCGGGCCAATGAAGATCGCGAAGAGCTGTCGCTATTGATACGGCGCGGTTCGCAATCGTGGGAAACGGAACCACTGTCCAAGCGCCGTAAGTCGACCGTTGACAAGAGTGTTTTGAAAGCCGCCGGCTCTAAAACGGcccagccaaacaaaaaagtggatGCAAAGCTGCCTAAGGTGCCTCAGCAGGACAGCACCGTCCTGCCCGAAGCTAAACCAGAAGGTCAACCTGTCCCTCCCGTCGAGGGAAGTGCAAATCCAGAGGCCAACGCTGCTGCTACGGCAATTAAAAGCGTACCACCGCCGGCATTAAAACCTACCGAAAATGTGCTAACATCGTTGGAGCTGTGCCGAACCAGCGTTACCAAGCATGCACTCGTTAGCATACCGGCAGATTCGACTGCAGCATTCGTCACTCAGCAAGAAAAAGATACTTCAAATACTTTGGCAACTGCGGGAGAGGCTTGTGGAGCATCGGCAACAGCAAGCGGTACACCATCAACAGCACCTTCAAGCATGTTAAATAGCACGTCTTCCACGGTTAGTGACATTAGCATCAAGCAGGAAATAATTTCTGACGATGAAACACTGATGAAAAGCGACAAGAATGAACGGTCAACTACGACGGAAGAAAAACGGAAGGAAAATGAAGCGGACATGTCGATCAAATCAAGAGTATCCTCAGTAAATTTGTCTAAATCTTCGGAACAAGAAGTATTAGCTGTTTCTGTGGTTCCGGGCAAATGCGTTACCAATGCTGGCAGTAATGCAGATGACACTGCGATGGCGACCGATTCAACCAAAGCGTCGTTAACTCAGGTCAATGCGGAGATCAAAACTGGCCACTCAAATGGTGCTCAAAAGATAGTATCAAGCAATCCAGTCCCTGCTCCAGTGCCGGTTAATACAACggcaaaaacaaatgaacaacAGGTGTCAACAGGTGTTGGTACTGCAACTACGATTGGACCAAGCATTCAGCGGGTAGGCACATTACAAGCAAGCGATGCGAATAGCAGCGTAGCTGTTTCGGTCGGGCTGAAACGACACCAAGCAGTAGTGCCAGCTACTAAGACCACGAAAGAAAACGGCTCTGCGAATGGAGATGTTGTTCCGGTCAAAGCAAGTGTTGGTCCGATAGAGCTACCGTTGTCGGCGGTTCCCAAAGGCAATGATTCGGGCGCTGTTACGGTGGTGTCAAGCAATCAGCGGGCCAGAAAATCTTTTCCGGGCGGAGCAGCCAATGCAAAGCACGCCGCTACTGCTAGACAGCCGACACCGAACGCAAACGCTGCAGGAAGCAGCATACCGAATGTGTCGGCAATGCGTAACTCTTCGCTGGAAAGCTTGTCGATCGAGCACAAGTCCCGTGAGGAGGCGACGGTGACAAAACGATCGCAGAATTCAAATTTGTCAAGCCCGTCGACAATGCCCATACCATCGGCAGCCCCATCTTTCCCTCCACGAGTCGCAGAGGCGCCCAAACGAACTGGCAGCATGAACAACACGAGTCTCAACGCTAACAGTAACGGTGTCGCTTTGGTGCCGAAGCAGCTCGTTCCCGCTTCTACGACGATTTCCCTGATTCCCAGTGCAGCTGATCGCATTAGCGATAAACATATGGCACTCATTGACTTGGACAACGATGACATAATGATCATCGACGAAGATATCCCGTTGGCAGCAGATCAAAGCAGTGCCTCAAGCAGTCAATTGGCGCTTCCTCCACTTGTGCCGAGACCTCAGGTGCAGAGTCCACGAACTGAATCGACCGATCAGGAAGAGCTGGTGCGCCCTACGGACGTGCTGAACGACTGCGCTGGACAG CTCTTGGACAGCTTCCGCTTGACGATAGAGAACGTGCTGTCCGATCTGGCTGATAAAGGATCGCCAGCGGCGGAGGTTTCACTTCTTAAAATAAAGCTGGACCGATCTCAGAAGCAACACGAGCAGCGTACCACCGAACTGGAAGCGCAGCGCAAAATGTACGAAGGCATGATGCAGGAACTGCGGCAATCCCTTGAGCAGGAGAAAAAACGCGCCCTCGTCGAGCAGCGGGAGCAGCTGCAGCGGGACAAGCAGCGTGCAGTGCAGTCCGCGAAACAGAAGCAATGGTGCAAACGTTGTCTGAAGGAAGCGAAATTCTACTGCTGTTGGAACACTTCGTACTGCGAAGTATCCTGCCAGGAGAAGCACTGGAACGAGCACAAAGATGTGTGCAACCAGGCAGTGGAGAAAAGGGCACGTTCCGGTTTACCCAAGTCGATGGTACCGACCGTGCCAGACCATTGTTGGGCGGAGGATGGCAAGGACCGTACGCCGGAGCATGGCGGTAGCGTTCGTCCCGTGCTTGTGTTACCGGTAACGACGAGTGTCACCATTTCACCCGACAATAATAAGGGCAGTATGCGAAAGcatgccgctgctgctgctacaggTACCGGTCCACGAGGCATCGGTTCGCCTGACACTGGAGGAGGGCGTAAAAAAGTTACCTCTAGCCCTAGTACAGCTTCGCCGGGCGCAAGAGGAGAAACTAATAACATTAACACCACAATTCCCAACAGTACCATGGTGCCTACTGCAACCAGCACGCCGTTCCTTGCAATGGCCCGCTCGTATCCCAGTGGAGGCACATCGGGAGCTAATGTATCTTACACTCCACCGATAATTAAGGCCGTGTACAGCATTGATACGGGTGGTAGTTTTCCGCAGCATACGGCGCACAATGGTGGCAACTTGGTATCAAGTGCTGGCGTTGTATCTAGTATGCCCCagccacagcaacaacaccaacagcgAATGAATACATCACGCGACAAATCGACCAAACGCTCAGAACGTCGTGATAATGTCGCTTCCATTAAG GTGTCACAAGGATACGTTCCAACTAGCACATACGATCTGACAACGTCACCGTCCCGTATCACCACGGTACCGATACCATCGTCGACTGGTTCGATGGCAATGCGTGCGTACAGTCGGATTATCCCTACCGGAGATATTGCCAGCATGAGTGTTTCCCAGAATGTGTGGAACCAGATCAGCATGCAATCAGCTACCATGCGACAGTCGCACCTGGGCAATGTTGGACCGGTTGGCGGTGTGGATAGAAGCGGGCTGAGCGTCCAATCCGCAGGTGACTTCAGAAGCCTGCAGCATCATACCGCCGCCACCGTACCATCGCAGAAGCAAAAACCGACCCGGGAGCAATAG